One genomic segment of Catalinimonas alkaloidigena includes these proteins:
- a CDS encoding CHAT domain-containing protein gives MKKIFLIILFFFPLLGYTQHREEDYEQVKNLYEDRKYEEALSLGVQYLASAKQQAGVKSAIHAQYLKLLVLISYSAGWNEQGREYAQQEVALRKLLNEQPPKAYAESLYNLAVLKLNNDDPFTAIQLFEQSEKLFQSLEGEQDELSQLHLFLADAYIQAHQYQQADSLLVSMKSNLSEGTEEGVQYYLAFKKSKKAGEVTSLDYLEQAVHCFEGSTDKNTLIFKGETLYAMASEYLLREDFDKAFECYADLNKLFENNQLKDSLRWASVLNNLGRLSLKIRPEEARAWLKQAYTINVQFTRPEDDRLWASIDNYAMALYEQGKAEDAIQLYNQHQALLTDTTGVVDMAYVSALNNKALIHKDKGESETALDCLYQAEKILNQLDLKSKSEQLRVATLYYNFARTYQELTQHDSAIYYYKRSTEISKLANASLSSEYLAAITGMAALYQDIGLFTESEIFYQEALRIQNTLGGKENNVYASILSNYALLHQEKGDFKNAKQTFDEALSIKRQLLGLDHPEYIAVLSNLGLLALEQANYEQARRMLETVLIKNENLYGEMHPLVAQNLSNLARLEVALGSYPEAEPLLKQALDIQKSIYSENHPAYAITAIEMANFYMQLGNYDAAEPLLMKSRDVLRKSYGRYHPDYATATQNLASLYEIKGNNQLAENYLLETLEIDEQTLGKQHPSYAIALNSLASFYQNNDDLSKAEPLLKEAQLICQNSLGKEHPLYSTILLNLSLLYQDLEAYERAAPLLDEVVSLRAKLLGKQHPDYAYALYGKAVNSYRLKQYTEVEGLFEEVINLYSLQLKEYFPALSEKEKSAFYQRIEPVLNSYRDFAMNMNLKEGLISPQSQQKLLSKLYNLQLITKAMLLDASSRIRRSIFQSGDEDLIELYEEWLLKKEQLAKYYTLSSQELTNRKLNISAVEEDANELEKKLSASSQIFARSLENRMLTWKDVQSRLQPGEAAVEVLRISKNQEQPIVYIALIVEPGQASPKLTVLPDGQAMETKNFNYYKNAIEYHIEDELSYALYWRGIGEALSAEVKTVYFAPDGVYNKISLNSLYNQNSKTFLLDEINLRMLSSTRELTEDVSEGRTDPYKEALILGYPDYQLDLLSQAEVPYLRDGNGVFIDGGEFKWNKSSQKEDYNLHPLPGTRVEVNTIERMMQAKNWRVKKLTEAQAKEEAIKQVLMPDVLHFATHGYFLSDLPLEVDQRAFGIHMQNVSANPLLRSGLLLAGAASVLRNADSLNLEMEDGVLTAYEAMNLNLSGTDLVVLSACETGLGEVKNGEGVYGLQRAFLVAGAKSVLMSLWKVDDASTTELISLFYENWLSGQSKSLALLNAQRTMREKYEEPYHWAGFVLIGR, from the coding sequence ATGAAAAAAATATTTTTGATCATATTATTTTTCTTCCCCTTGTTAGGTTATACCCAGCACCGGGAGGAGGATTATGAGCAAGTTAAAAATCTTTATGAGGATCGGAAGTATGAAGAAGCTTTATCTCTGGGGGTTCAATATTTAGCCAGTGCCAAACAGCAAGCAGGGGTAAAAAGTGCTATACATGCACAATACCTTAAGTTGTTAGTACTCATCAGTTATTCAGCCGGTTGGAATGAACAGGGTAGAGAATATGCGCAACAGGAGGTAGCTCTAAGAAAGCTACTCAATGAGCAGCCGCCAAAAGCTTATGCTGAGTCTCTTTACAATCTGGCAGTACTTAAACTAAACAATGACGATCCTTTTACAGCAATACAGCTGTTTGAGCAATCTGAAAAATTGTTTCAAAGTCTGGAAGGAGAGCAGGATGAGCTAAGTCAGTTACATTTATTTTTAGCAGATGCTTATATCCAAGCTCATCAATATCAACAGGCAGATAGTTTATTAGTCAGCATGAAGTCCAATCTATCTGAAGGTACAGAAGAGGGGGTTCAATACTATCTCGCATTTAAAAAAAGTAAGAAAGCCGGTGAGGTCACATCGTTAGATTATCTGGAGCAAGCCGTTCATTGCTTTGAAGGAAGCACCGACAAAAATACGCTAATATTTAAAGGAGAAACATTATATGCGATGGCCTCAGAGTATTTGTTGAGAGAAGACTTTGACAAAGCATTTGAGTGCTATGCTGACTTAAACAAGCTGTTTGAAAACAATCAGTTGAAGGATAGCCTTCGGTGGGCTTCTGTGCTCAATAATCTAGGAAGGTTATCTTTAAAGATTCGCCCTGAAGAAGCAAGAGCGTGGTTAAAACAGGCCTACACTATAAATGTCCAATTTACCAGGCCTGAAGATGACAGGCTTTGGGCCAGTATTGATAATTACGCAATGGCCCTCTATGAACAAGGAAAAGCGGAGGATGCAATACAGCTTTATAACCAGCATCAGGCATTACTCACAGACACTACAGGGGTAGTTGATATGGCTTATGTGTCAGCGCTTAACAACAAGGCGCTGATTCATAAAGATAAAGGTGAGTCTGAAACAGCGCTTGACTGTCTTTATCAGGCAGAAAAAATACTAAACCAATTAGACTTAAAAAGTAAAAGTGAACAGTTAAGGGTAGCTACGCTTTACTATAATTTTGCACGAACTTATCAGGAACTGACTCAGCACGACAGTGCTATTTATTATTACAAGCGGTCAACTGAAATCAGTAAGCTTGCAAATGCCAGCTTGAGCTCAGAATATCTTGCTGCAATCACTGGAATGGCAGCATTGTATCAGGATATAGGACTATTTACCGAATCTGAAATATTCTATCAGGAAGCATTACGGATTCAAAATACCCTCGGAGGTAAGGAGAATAATGTTTATGCTAGTATTCTGAGTAATTATGCCCTCCTGCATCAGGAAAAAGGTGACTTTAAAAATGCTAAACAAACTTTTGATGAGGCACTGAGCATCAAAAGGCAGCTGTTGGGCTTAGACCACCCAGAGTATATTGCGGTATTGTCCAATCTTGGATTACTTGCCTTGGAGCAGGCTAATTACGAGCAAGCCAGAAGGATGCTGGAAACTGTACTGATCAAAAACGAAAATTTATATGGTGAAATGCATCCTTTGGTTGCACAAAACCTGAGTAATCTGGCAAGGCTTGAAGTAGCTTTAGGAAGTTATCCTGAAGCAGAACCCTTGTTAAAACAAGCATTAGATATTCAGAAAAGTATCTATTCTGAAAACCACCCTGCTTACGCAATTACAGCAATTGAAATGGCTAATTTTTATATGCAGTTGGGTAATTATGATGCCGCTGAACCCCTACTTATGAAAAGTAGAGATGTGTTGCGAAAAAGTTATGGCAGATATCATCCGGATTATGCTACTGCTACACAAAACTTGGCTTCACTGTATGAAATCAAGGGAAATAATCAGCTAGCTGAGAATTACCTGCTTGAGACCCTGGAAATTGATGAACAAACTTTGGGTAAGCAACATCCGTCTTACGCGATAGCATTAAACAGTCTGGCATCATTTTACCAAAATAATGACGACCTGAGCAAAGCTGAACCATTGCTGAAAGAAGCCCAGCTTATCTGTCAAAATAGCCTGGGAAAAGAGCACCCTTTATATTCTACTATTCTATTGAACCTTTCGCTTCTCTACCAAGATCTGGAAGCGTATGAAAGAGCAGCTCCTTTATTAGATGAAGTGGTCTCATTAAGAGCAAAGCTTTTAGGGAAACAGCATCCCGATTATGCCTATGCTTTGTATGGAAAAGCTGTAAATAGCTATCGGCTTAAGCAATACACAGAGGTGGAGGGACTATTTGAAGAAGTAATAAACTTGTATTCATTGCAACTCAAGGAGTATTTTCCTGCTTTAAGCGAAAAGGAGAAGAGTGCGTTTTATCAGCGCATTGAACCTGTGCTAAACTCCTATAGAGATTTCGCGATGAACATGAATCTAAAAGAAGGCCTGATTTCCCCGCAAAGTCAACAGAAACTACTATCAAAGCTCTATAATTTGCAGCTGATCACGAAAGCTATGTTATTGGATGCATCCAGCCGTATTCGCAGAAGTATTTTTCAAAGTGGTGACGAAGATTTGATTGAGCTCTATGAAGAATGGTTGCTGAAAAAAGAACAGCTGGCAAAATATTACACATTATCTTCTCAGGAGCTAACCAATAGAAAGTTGAATATCAGCGCCGTGGAGGAAGATGCCAATGAGCTTGAGAAAAAGCTTTCTGCAAGTTCTCAAATATTTGCAAGAAGTCTGGAAAACCGTATGCTTACCTGGAAAGATGTGCAAAGCAGACTTCAACCGGGTGAAGCCGCCGTTGAAGTGCTACGCATCAGTAAAAATCAGGAGCAACCGATCGTATATATTGCACTAATCGTAGAGCCTGGTCAGGCCTCTCCAAAGCTTACAGTACTACCGGATGGTCAGGCTATGGAAACCAAGAACTTCAATTACTACAAAAACGCCATTGAATATCATATTGAAGATGAACTTTCTTATGCACTGTACTGGAGGGGTATAGGTGAAGCATTGTCTGCTGAGGTTAAAACTGTCTATTTTGCTCCGGATGGTGTCTATAATAAAATCAGCTTGAACAGTCTTTATAATCAAAATAGCAAGACTTTTTTATTAGATGAAATAAACCTTCGTATGCTTAGCAGTACCCGGGAGCTTACTGAAGATGTGTCTGAGGGTAGAACAGATCCGTACAAGGAGGCGCTGATTCTAGGATACCCCGATTATCAGCTGGATTTATTGAGCCAGGCTGAAGTACCATATCTAAGGGATGGTAATGGTGTATTTATTGATGGAGGGGAGTTTAAGTGGAATAAGAGCAGTCAAAAGGAAGACTATAACTTGCACCCATTGCCTGGCACCAGAGTAGAAGTGAACACCATAGAGAGAATGATGCAGGCAAAGAATTGGAGAGTAAAAAAATTAACTGAAGCACAGGCAAAAGAAGAAGCAATCAAGCAGGTACTTATGCCTGATGTATTACACTTTGCCACGCATGGTTATTTTCTGAGCGATTTACCGCTTGAGGTGGATCAGCGGGCCTTCGGTATTCATATGCAAAATGTGTCTGCTAACCCCTTGTTACGTTCAGGCTTACTATTGGCAGGCGCTGCCAGTGTTTTGAGAAATGCGGATAGCCTGAATCTGGAAATGGAAGATGGCGTGCTTACTGCCTACGAGGCTATGAACCTCAATTTGAGCGGTACTGATCTTGTGGTTCTTAGTGCTTGTGAAACGGGGCTGGGAGAAGTGAAAAATGGTGAGGGTGTTTATGGATTGCAACGGGCATTCCTGGTGGCTGGCGCAAAGAGTGTATTGATGAGTTTGTGGAAAGTTGACGATGCATCTACAACAGAACTGATTTCACTTTTTTACGAAAACTGGTTATCAGGACAAAGCAAATCCCTCGCGCTTTTAAATGCACAACGGACGATGAGGGAAAAATATGAAGAACCCTATCACTGGGCTGGCTTTGTTCTCATAGGTCGTTAA
- a CDS encoding pyridoxal phosphate-dependent aminotransferase — translation MRQRLLSEGAKELSYEIRGIVRKAQQLQKLGKPIFWENIGDPIQKNYQVPEWIKEIIAELLKENTTYGYCDSKGVLETREFLARLNNQRNGAQITADDILFFNGLGDGISKLYQYLVPTSRVIGPSPSYSTHSSAEASHANHHPITYQLDPNNNWYPDMDDLYMKVKYNPNIVGILVINPDNPTGVVYPLEILQQMVEIAREFDLFLVADEIYLNITYNGAKHIALADIIEDLPGISMKGISKELPWPGSRCGWMEFYNRDNSTEFSKYCSTLENAKMIEVCSTKLPQMAIPRIMGSPRYPEYRIEFNNAIGRRSAIITEMLQDIPEITFNPTYGAFYNTIIFKEGVLSPHQSLKIDDPAVASLLNSWLDAEPDMPLDKRFVYSLLAAKGVCVVPISSFCSDLQGFRVTLLENNEEILVETFNRIRDAVKEFTRA, via the coding sequence ATGAGACAAAGGTTATTGAGCGAAGGCGCAAAGGAATTGAGTTACGAAATCCGTGGAATTGTTAGAAAAGCACAGCAATTACAAAAGCTAGGCAAGCCCATTTTCTGGGAAAATATAGGAGATCCTATCCAAAAGAATTATCAGGTTCCTGAATGGATCAAAGAGATCATCGCTGAGCTTCTTAAGGAAAATACCACTTATGGCTATTGCGACTCCAAAGGCGTGTTGGAGACCCGTGAATTTCTAGCCAGGCTCAATAATCAGCGAAATGGTGCACAGATTACCGCAGATGATATTCTTTTCTTCAATGGGCTGGGCGATGGTATCTCCAAACTTTATCAATACCTGGTGCCTACTTCCAGAGTGATAGGCCCTTCTCCCTCCTACTCTACGCATTCCTCTGCCGAAGCTTCTCATGCCAACCACCATCCAATTACCTATCAGTTGGACCCCAACAATAACTGGTATCCCGACATGGATGATTTGTACATGAAGGTGAAGTACAATCCTAATATTGTGGGCATACTGGTGATCAATCCCGATAATCCTACGGGTGTGGTATATCCGCTGGAAATTTTGCAGCAAATGGTGGAGATTGCCCGTGAATTTGACCTCTTCCTGGTGGCCGATGAAATTTACCTGAACATCACATATAATGGTGCTAAACACATTGCTTTAGCAGATATTATAGAAGATCTGCCCGGTATTTCTATGAAAGGAATCTCTAAAGAACTGCCTTGGCCCGGCTCACGCTGTGGCTGGATGGAGTTTTACAACCGGGACAACTCAACTGAGTTCAGCAAGTACTGCTCTACTTTAGAAAATGCCAAAATGATAGAGGTATGTTCTACCAAATTACCTCAAATGGCTATTCCACGAATTATGGGTAGTCCTAGATATCCAGAGTATCGTATTGAATTTAACAACGCAATCGGCAGAAGAAGCGCTATTATCACAGAGATGTTACAAGACATCCCTGAGATTACCTTCAATCCCACCTATGGGGCTTTTTACAATACCATTATCTTTAAGGAAGGGGTACTTTCACCTCACCAAAGTTTGAAAATTGATGATCCTGCAGTAGCCTCTCTACTGAATAGCTGGCTGGACGCTGAGCCGGATATGCCGCTGGACAAACGTTTTGTTTATTCACTATTGGCTGCTAAAGGGGTATGTGTAGTTCCTATATCATCTTTTTGTTCTGACTTGCAGGGTTTCAGGGTAACTTTGCTGGAGAATAACGAAGAAATACTTGTGGAAACTTTTAACAGAATCCGGGATGCTGTTAAGGAATTTACACGGGCTTAA
- a CDS encoding M42 family metallopeptidase: MSINVSLLKDICEIAGAPGFESRIRNLVIKEVEPLVDSLEVDNMGSVVTVKKAKNNPDGKKVMIAAHMDEIGFIVTHIDDKGFLRFHTLGGFDPKTLTAQRVVVHGKKDLIGVMGSKPIHVMSPEERNKNPKLSDYFIDLGMNADEVKEIVKVGDPITRERELVEMGECVNCKSIDNRVSVFILIETLRQLQEVPYDVYGVFTVQEEVGLRGANVAAHNINPDFGIGLDTTIAFDLPGAQAHEKITNLGEGAAIKVMDASAIADYRMVEFLKETAEKNNIKWQPEILTAGGTDTAGIQRMGKQGAIAGAISIPTRHLHQVIEMANKKDIDACIQLLKASLESLDKFDWKHR; the protein is encoded by the coding sequence ATGAGTATTAACGTATCCTTATTAAAAGACATATGTGAGATAGCCGGCGCACCCGGCTTTGAGTCCCGTATTCGGAATCTAGTCATCAAAGAAGTAGAACCACTGGTGGATAGCCTGGAAGTGGACAATATGGGCAGCGTAGTGACTGTCAAGAAAGCCAAAAATAATCCTGACGGCAAAAAGGTAATGATCGCCGCCCATATGGATGAGATCGGCTTTATCGTCACCCACATTGATGATAAAGGTTTCCTGCGCTTTCATACTTTGGGTGGATTTGATCCCAAAACACTGACCGCGCAGCGGGTAGTGGTGCATGGCAAGAAGGATCTCATCGGCGTAATGGGCAGTAAGCCTATTCACGTGATGAGTCCTGAAGAAAGAAACAAAAACCCCAAGCTTAGCGACTATTTCATTGATCTGGGCATGAATGCTGACGAGGTAAAAGAGATCGTGAAGGTTGGGGATCCCATTACCCGTGAAAGAGAACTGGTAGAGATGGGAGAGTGCGTCAACTGCAAGTCTATAGATAACCGCGTGTCGGTCTTTATCCTGATAGAAACGCTGCGACAGTTACAGGAAGTGCCCTATGATGTCTATGGCGTATTTACCGTACAGGAAGAAGTGGGGCTGAGAGGTGCCAATGTGGCTGCGCATAATATCAATCCAGATTTCGGCATCGGACTGGATACAACTATCGCTTTTGACCTGCCCGGAGCGCAGGCACATGAGAAGATTACCAATCTCGGTGAGGGTGCGGCCATCAAAGTCATGGATGCCTCAGCCATTGCCGACTACCGCATGGTAGAATTCCTGAAAGAGACTGCCGAGAAGAACAATATCAAATGGCAGCCTGAGATTTTGACTGCCGGAGGTACCGATACTGCGGGCATACAGCGTATGGGTAAGCAGGGAGCCATCGCGGGAGCCATATCCATACCTACACGTCATCTTCACCAGGTGATTGAGATGGCCAACAAAAAAGACATAGATGCCTGCATCCAACTGCTGAAAGCTTCACTGGAAAGTCTGGATAAGTTTGATTGGAAACATCGGTAA
- a CDS encoding phosphatase PAP2 family protein: protein MKFFKQNTLLFSLYLLLVVFLPKSPSQAQEKAYRLSPDKEIPLLTTGTLGTVSSLVLRVNQSPLDSMQIIELNRDHLLGFDLPATENYNQDARIASDVFLNVSYLFPLAPLLIKDARQEFGIISVMLLETILLNETFTGLSKVLVSRPRPFTHNADVPFEERIQEDNNLSFFSGHTSYTAALSFFSAQVLSQYIDNPTTRKVIWAGAIAWPAATGYFRYAAGKHYITDILTGYVIGAALGYFIPRLHETTKGKNLETNTKGFHLDPQASQMFKLVFVF from the coding sequence ATGAAATTTTTTAAACAAAACACTTTATTATTCAGTCTCTACCTTTTGTTGGTAGTTTTCTTACCAAAATCACCGTCACAAGCACAGGAAAAAGCCTACCGATTATCACCTGATAAAGAAATACCACTGCTCACTACCGGAACACTTGGCACAGTTAGCAGCCTGGTACTTAGAGTCAATCAGAGCCCACTTGATTCAATGCAGATCATTGAACTAAATCGTGATCACCTTTTAGGTTTTGATTTACCCGCAACAGAAAACTATAACCAGGACGCACGTATTGCCAGTGATGTATTTTTAAACGTATCATATTTATTTCCTCTAGCTCCTTTGCTCATTAAGGATGCCCGTCAGGAATTTGGGATTATCAGTGTAATGCTGCTGGAAACAATACTTCTCAATGAGACGTTTACGGGGCTTAGTAAAGTATTGGTCAGTCGTCCACGACCGTTTACGCATAATGCTGACGTTCCTTTTGAGGAGAGAATACAGGAAGACAATAATCTCTCCTTCTTCTCCGGACATACTTCCTATACCGCTGCGCTTTCTTTTTTTTCTGCGCAGGTACTCTCACAGTACATAGATAATCCTACCACACGTAAAGTGATCTGGGCAGGGGCGATTGCCTGGCCCGCTGCTACTGGCTACTTCAGATATGCCGCCGGTAAGCATTATATCACTGATATCCTCACCGGATATGTGATAGGAGCTGCACTCGGCTATTTTATTCCCCGCCTACATGAAACGACCAAAGGAAAAAATTTGGAAACAAATACCAAGGGCTTCCACCTTGACCCACAAGCCAGTCAGATGTTTAAGCTGGTGTTTGTTTTTTGA
- a CDS encoding ABC transporter ATP-binding protein, whose amino-acid sequence MKPIIETNAIAKFYHMGEEEIHALESISIKVDRGEYVAFMGPSGSGKSTLMNIIGCLDTPTSGTYFLNDQNVSHMSENELATVRNKEIGFVFQTFNLLPRSSSLDNVALPLIYAGINKSERQDRALQALESVGLGSRAYHKPNELSGGQRQRVAIARALVNNPSIILADEPTGNLDTKTSYDVMDLFQDLHDQGNTIIMVTHEDDIAHYSHRIIRLKDGLIEKDEVNTEIRRSSIEKSV is encoded by the coding sequence ATGAAGCCTATTATTGAAACTAATGCTATTGCCAAGTTTTACCACATGGGGGAAGAGGAGATTCATGCCCTGGAATCCATTTCTATCAAAGTAGATCGTGGAGAGTACGTAGCTTTTATGGGGCCTTCCGGCTCAGGAAAGTCTACGCTAATGAATATTATCGGTTGTCTGGATACACCTACTTCTGGCACTTATTTTTTAAATGATCAAAATGTCAGTCACATGAGTGAAAATGAGCTGGCTACGGTGCGTAACAAAGAAATTGGCTTTGTTTTTCAGACTTTCAACTTGCTACCTCGCTCATCTTCACTGGATAATGTTGCCCTACCTTTAATATATGCTGGTATCAATAAGTCAGAAAGGCAAGATAGAGCGTTGCAGGCGCTGGAAAGCGTGGGACTGGGAAGTAGAGCTTATCACAAACCTAACGAACTTTCCGGTGGACAGCGGCAGAGAGTCGCTATTGCCAGAGCATTGGTAAACAACCCCAGTATCATACTGGCAGATGAGCCCACCGGTAATCTGGATACCAAAACTTCATATGATGTGATGGATCTTTTTCAGGACCTGCACGATCAGGGAAATACCATCATTATGGTTACGCATGAAGATGATATAGCGCATTATTCACATCGCATCATCAGGCTTAAAGATGGCCTAATAGAAAAAGATGAAGTCAACACCGAGATCAGAAGAAGTAGCATAGAAAAATCTGTGTAA
- a CDS encoding efflux RND transporter periplasmic adaptor subunit, whose translation MLKKILIPLIILIVAVSAYYYFDDQGNEETGDILTEVKRTSLKIDVTVSGELQARNSVEIRGPMGMQRARIYQANIEDIVPEGTVVEKGDYVARLDNSELSERISSEELDMQESQNAFEQTQIDTAITLREQREKMITLGYEMEQKKLTLEQSQYEPPATIKQAELELEKAKRAMEQAKQEYNLLLRKSKTQMAQASADLQDDRMDVNRLKELNTEFVIRAPENGMVIYERERDGRKKGKGSQVRAWDPVVATLPDLSSMISRTYVNEVDISRINVGQQVEIGLDAFPEKRLTGEVTDVANVGEQRPNSDAKVFEVSIRVNESDTTLRPAMTTSNMIITNFMENVLVVPLEAIQSQGDTLVYVFKRSGLTTVKQQVALGPKGNDVAVVSRGLEEEDVIYLSIPDNPDDKRIAYLDEEPQPLTEVGNE comes from the coding sequence ATGTTAAAAAAAATTCTTATTCCATTGATTATACTGATCGTGGCGGTCAGTGCTTACTACTACTTTGATGATCAAGGTAATGAAGAGACAGGTGATATTCTTACTGAGGTAAAACGTACAAGCCTGAAAATAGATGTTACTGTTTCCGGAGAGCTACAGGCAAGAAATTCTGTAGAAATCAGAGGCCCTATGGGTATGCAGAGAGCGCGAATCTACCAGGCTAATATCGAAGATATTGTTCCTGAAGGTACAGTGGTGGAAAAAGGTGATTATGTAGCAAGACTCGATAATTCTGAATTAAGCGAACGTATTAGCAGCGAAGAGCTGGATATGCAGGAAAGCCAGAATGCTTTCGAGCAAACACAAATAGATACTGCCATTACACTGCGTGAGCAGAGGGAGAAGATGATTACGCTGGGTTATGAAATGGAACAGAAAAAACTCACGCTGGAGCAATCTCAGTACGAACCCCCGGCAACAATCAAACAGGCAGAACTGGAACTGGAAAAAGCCAAGCGTGCGATGGAGCAGGCGAAACAAGAATATAATTTGCTGCTGAGAAAGAGTAAAACTCAGATGGCGCAAGCTAGTGCTGATTTGCAGGATGATCGAATGGATGTAAACAGGCTGAAAGAGCTAAATACTGAGTTTGTAATTCGCGCCCCTGAAAACGGAATGGTAATCTATGAAAGAGAGCGGGATGGTCGTAAGAAAGGCAAAGGTTCACAGGTTCGTGCCTGGGATCCGGTGGTAGCAACGCTTCCTGATCTTTCGTCTATGATTTCCAGGACCTATGTAAACGAAGTAGACATCAGCAGGATCAATGTTGGCCAGCAGGTAGAAATAGGCCTGGACGCTTTTCCTGAAAAAAGACTTACTGGAGAGGTAACAGATGTAGCCAATGTGGGGGAGCAAAGACCAAATTCAGATGCTAAAGTGTTTGAGGTTTCTATACGAGTAAACGAAAGTGATACTACCCTTCGCCCTGCCATGACAACCAGTAATATGATCATTACAAATTTCATGGAAAATGTGCTGGTCGTGCCCCTGGAGGCAATTCAGAGTCAGGGAGACACGCTGGTGTATGTATTTAAGAGAAGTGGCCTTACCACAGTAAAACAGCAAGTAGCACTTGGCCCGAAAGGTAATGATGTGGCAGTAGTAAGCCGTGGCTTAGAAGAAGAAGATGTCATTTATCTGTCTATTCCGGATAATCCAGATGACAAAAGAATTGCTTACCTGGATGAAGAACCACAACCATTAACTGAGGTAGGAAATGAATGA
- a CDS encoding ABC transporter permease has translation MNEKIVGNFSIALEAILANKLRSFLTALGIIFGVAAVIAMLGIGAGAQEEILEQIKLVGVNNIIVQPVVEQTEEEVNESSNIANQKPKFSPGLTMLDVNSIQEIIPGISTISPEIIMDKHIIKNGIRRSAKLVGVEKSYFGLANFRLGYGEMFSAKQIEEGEPVCIIGKSIEDRFFSEEDPLNKMIKVGNQWLKVIGVLERRLISQENINRLGIRDYNMDVYVPISTMLIRYRDRSLITQTQIQEANSRNTQSDDTETTDEEFMESRNYHQLDRLVIRADETESLSKIADVLSRMLQRRHFGVVDYEIAIPELLIKQQQRTNQIFNFVLGALAGISLLVGGIGIMNIMLASVMERIKEIGLRLAVGAQKSDIILQFLFEAMLISLAGGLIGVILGMLIAMGISNIADIPTVITLTSIMLSFGVAATVGLIFGIAPARKAANQDPITSLRYE, from the coding sequence ATGAATGAAAAGATAGTTGGGAATTTTAGTATTGCGCTGGAAGCTATTCTGGCTAACAAGCTTCGTTCTTTCCTTACTGCTTTGGGCATTATCTTCGGTGTGGCGGCTGTAATCGCCATGCTGGGTATTGGTGCCGGAGCACAGGAAGAGATACTGGAACAGATCAAACTGGTAGGTGTAAATAATATCATAGTACAACCAGTGGTTGAGCAGACGGAAGAAGAAGTAAATGAAAGCAGTAATATTGCTAATCAGAAGCCCAAGTTCTCCCCGGGGCTTACCATGCTGGATGTGAACAGCATTCAGGAGATCATTCCTGGCATCAGCACGATTAGTCCGGAGATAATAATGGATAAACATATCATCAAAAATGGTATCCGTCGTTCGGCCAAACTGGTAGGTGTAGAGAAAAGCTATTTTGGGCTGGCTAATTTCCGCTTAGGGTATGGAGAGATGTTTTCTGCCAAGCAGATTGAAGAAGGAGAACCCGTTTGTATTATTGGTAAATCCATTGAGGATAGGTTTTTTAGCGAAGAAGATCCTCTGAATAAAATGATCAAAGTGGGTAATCAGTGGCTGAAAGTGATCGGGGTGTTAGAACGTCGTTTGATTTCTCAGGAAAATATTAATCGCTTGGGGATCAGGGATTATAATATGGATGTTTATGTGCCTATTAGCACGATGCTCATCAGGTACAGAGATCGTTCTCTTATTACACAAACCCAGATTCAGGAAGCTAACAGCAGGAATACACAAAGCGATGATACAGAAACTACTGATGAGGAGTTTATGGAAAGTAGGAATTACCATCAGTTGGATCGCTTGGTAATCAGAGCGGACGAAACAGAATCATTAAGCAAGATTGCCGATGTATTATCCAGGATGCTACAGCGGCGCCATTTCGGGGTTGTTGACTATGAAATTGCCATACCTGAACTTTTGATCAAACAGCAACAAAGGACCAACCAGATATTCAATTTTGTATTGGGAGCATTGGCTGGAATTTCCTTACTGGTTGGTGGAATTGGTATCATGAATATCATGCTGGCCTCGGTGATGGAGCGGATCAAAGAAATTGGCCTCAGATTGGCAGTCGGGGCGCAGAAGTCAGATATCATCCTGCAGTTCCTTTTTGAAGCCATGCTGATCAGTCTTGCCGGAGGCTTGATTGGTGTTATTTTAGGAATGCTGATCGCTATGGGTATTTCCAACATCGCTGACATACCTACCGTAATTACTCTTACTTCAATTATGCTTTCTTTCGGTGTAGCCGCAACAGTCGGCCTTATTTTTGGAATCGCACCTGCCCGAAAAGCAGCTAACCAAGATCCTATAACCTCACTTAGATATGAATAA